One genomic window of Daphnia pulex isolate KAP4 chromosome 12, ASM2113471v1 includes the following:
- the LOC124210039 gene encoding uncharacterized protein LOC124210039 isoform X3, with protein MLLSLIWLLSNRPWNRPTILPSCLKRGSRAADTPSRVGRVTQRDSNSNPISPVPTGPEEEEAEEEEEEEVVEETATSLDHCQSESYHWCEEDDLTSSEAATTSTDKTIGSSGDPDPHSAEEYAEMAKKVDLNLAHIDMENFKSADLFQSEQIRSLLIEYNRPILCSQSQLSQDDCSLTDCGSLCKSGPLFSPQRAVPGVCGVVGGKGISPSDCSIDSLNMAERDECWLLEEAGDGASQLLCRTNMTNYTLAWSSSASGTDQDLDYNEPGTSSSGSEQSHWSSSGSGGRVAPPIPPWPITSRQQQFTGLRNDPTPRKLQCWAPPQSSIHKQPTPTKPNMKKSTTEQQLQKSHKEDAQQPEIRTTELTNFQSIGKSEDSPSLSDMDNGNGKATPKDNRTRQRPVFTKTESKATTPPAGLSLLQIYMRQRSQTSMERESNKKSDDVIASGGGEGWVEDYPSSADEKLGLESICSSLADEDEDDDDSEEEDDSEEEEDDEDDLCQNNRSLTLTDVSDIEQTSIQIDAVPFNTTAATSSLDKLIAKIKPFELGLSPASIEEHWNFESRMRLAAPIPVEASSTLVDKGCQVAINPATSATQEESTLTDPIKPQAYLIFPSYSLPDLSFLKKHDYTWIGDVLLSPQNLAARKPEPIVRQHTQQSFDDLKRRQMGHVKDWESLKILLPEEIRQQINNIKPSPVNRNSRPRPKSCEQTVILRNAKKTSPRPATCRGSVAWPDATAGYMLPTVPQSPPGGADGGPPPLPKRTASLPHSPAAVRQRRNVALSTESVKSAVSKRAANTSPTGPASKAAFGYTMRKTVSFGEHLSGGFLKMSNQRRPLSLSHWSGGGSLDMNSPGEEDVAVNLEQKQELVKAVSIACTQLCKIMNQPINISDEDSCTNHSKSVARCLTSQLSPAIYQLLSDGLLPNVNTFFGQVNNSVWRVVEASVKKGPGLPWIEELVFCLNSEESLPEGPVRFGVFITELVNMGGLDWWLDNLSAKETILRRHYAPHGFLYLCHTSTRPLMDELQSYLRPLAALPFDNTLPLPPPKKLVVTSPGNKQATSAGVTSPAASKPSTPTKTILKSPTRSKTQRPMSYVQNSPSKMSPKPLYRRTQSQHSGLSPKKSNNVAQQQQQQQPENSSKTETKVEEFSSLKQKWESLCGDRRKAGETATGGGNKSNIAPVIPAPVTAPTGETSPLKSRIPRPVFRFSK; from the exons ATGCTCCTATCGTTAATTTGGTTACTCTCCAATCGTCCGTGGAACAGACCGACCATCCTACCATCTT GTCTAAAACGAGGTTCCAGGGCAGCGGACACGCCATCTCGAGTCGGTAGAGTAACGCAGCGTGATTCCAATTCTAACCCCATCAGTCCCGTTCCAACTGgaccggaggaggaggaggcggaggaggaagaagaagaagaggtggtAGAGGAGACTGCGACAAGCTTGGACCACTGTCAGAGTGAGTCGTACCATTGGTGTGAGGAGGACGATCTAACGAGCAGTGAAGCGGCCACCACATCGACGGACAAGACGATCGGTTCGTCGGGCGATCCCGATCCCCACTCGGCCGAGGAATACGCCGAAATGGCCAAAAAAGTGGATTTGAATCTCGCCCACATCGACATGGAAAACTTCAAGTCGGCCGATCTCTTCCAGTCGGAACAAATTCGCTCGCTTCTCATCGAGTACAACCGGCCTATCTTGTGCAGCCAGTCGCAACTATCGCAG GACGATTGCAGTTTGACTGATTGTGGATCCTTGTGTAAATCGGGGCCGCTGTTCTCTCCTCAGCGGGCTGTTCCTGGCGTTTGCGGAGTAGTTGGAGGCAAAGGAATCAGCCCGTCAGATTGCAGCATCGATTCGTTGAATATGGCGGAACGTGACGAATGTTGGCTACTAGAAGAGGCCGGAGACGGTGCCAGCCAACTTCTCTGTCGCACCAACATGACCAACTACACATTAGCTTGGAGTTCTTCTGCATCCGGAACTGATCAGGATCTCGATTATAATGAACCCG GAACGAGTAGCTCGGGATCGGAGCAGAGTCACTGGTCGTCCTCTGGAAGCGGCGGCAGAGTAGCACCACCCATTCCACCTTGGCCAATCACTTCCCGCCAGCAGCAATTTACAGGATTGAGAAACGATCCTACACCCCGGAAATTGCAATGCTGGGCACCACCTCAATCCAGCATCCATAAACAACCGACACCAACCAAACCCAACATGAAGAAATCGACGACGGAGCAACAACTGCAGAAATCGCACAAAGAAGATGCCCAGCAGCCAGAAATTCGTACGACGGAATTGACGAATTTCCAGTCGATCGGCAAGTCGGAAGACAGTCCCAGTTTGTCAGACATGGATAATGGTAACGGCAAAGCGACGCCCAAGGATAATCGAACCAGACAGCGGCCAGTCTTCACCAAAACGGAATCGAAAGCCACGACTCCTCCGGCCGGCCTGTCTCTGTTGCAAATCTACATGCGGCAGAGATCGCAAACGAGCATGGAACGTGAAAGCAACAAGAAATCGGATGACGTGATTGCTTCCGGCGGAGGAGAAGGCTGGGTGGAAGACTATCCGAGCAGCGCGGATGAGAAACTCGGCCTGGAATCGATTTGCAGCTCTTTGGCGGATgaggatgaagatgatgatgacagtgaggaggaggatgacagtgaggaggaggaggatgacgAAGATGATTTGTGCCAAAATAATCGTTCGTTGACATTGACGGATGTAAGTGACATCGAGCAAACATCGATCCAGATCGATGCCGTTCCGTTCAATACCACAGCAGCCACGTCGAGCTTGGACAAACTCATTGCCAAAATCAAGCCGTTTGAATTGGGACTGTCGCCAGCCTCCATTGAAGAGCACTGGAACTTTGAGAGCCGGATGAGGCTGGCCGCCCCGATTCCAGTCGAAGCCTCCAGCACTTTGGTGGACAAGGGCTGCCAAGTCGCCATCAATCCAGCCACGTCGGCTACCCAGGAGGAAAGTACTTTGACGGATCCCATCAAACCTCAGGCCTACCTTATCTTCCCCAGTTACAGTCTGCCGGATTTGAGTTTTCTCAAGAAACACGACTACACCTGGATTGGTGACGTACTCCTCTCACCTCAGAACTTGGCCGCTCGCAAACCGGAACCCATCGTCAGGCAACACACCCAGCAGTCGTTTGACGACCTGAAACGTCGCCAAATGGGTCACGTCAAAGATTGGGAATCGTTGAAGATTTTGCTGCCGGAAGAGATCCGGCAGCAgatcaacaacatcaaacCATCGCCCGTCAACCGCAACAGCCGACCAAGACCAAAGAGTTGCGAGCAAACTGTTATCCTGCGCAATGCCAAGAAAACGTCGCCCAGGCCGGCCACTTGCCGAGGTTCGGTCGCATGGCCGGATGCCACCGCTGGATACATGTTGCCAACAGTCCCGCAATCTCCTCCAGGTGGAGCAGATGGCGGACCTCCACCCCTACCAAAGCGAACGGCATCTCTGCCACATAGTCCAGCAGCTGTCCGACAACGACGCAATGTCGCATTATCGACGGAATCGGTCAAATCAGCAGTCAGCAAACGAGCAGCCAATACCTCGCCAACTGGACCGGCCAGCAAAGCGGCCTTTGGTTACACCATGCGCAAAACTGTTAGTTTCGGAGAACATTTAAGCGgaggctttttgaaaatgtccaACCAGAGACGACCGTTGTCACTGTCTCACTGGTCAGGTGGCGGATCGTTGGATATGAACTCACCAGGGGAAGAAGATGTTGCAGTTAATTTAGAACAAAAACAAG AACTCGTGAAAGCCGTTTCGATAGCCTGTACTCAGTTGTGCAAAATCATGAATCAACCCATCAACATTAGCGATGAAGATAGCTGCACCAATCACTCCAAGTCGGTAGCCAGATGTCTGACTAGTCAACTCAGCCCGGCAATCTACCAATTATTGTCGGATGGTCTTCTACCCAACGTCAACACCTTTTTCGGCCAGGTCAACAACTCTGTCTGGAGGGTAGTCGAAGCTTCCGTCAAGAAAG GTCCTGGATTGCCATGGATCGAGGAATTAGTCTTTTGTCTCAACAGTGAAGAGAGTTTACCCGAAGGACCCGTCAGATTTGGAGTTTTCATCACCGAACTTGtcaa TATGGGAGGTTTGGATTGGTGGCTGGATAATCTGTCGGCTAAGGAGACGATCCTTCGTCGGCACTACGCCCCTCACGGTTTCCTCTACTTGTGTCACACATCCACTCGACCACTGATGGACGAGCTGCAGAGTTATCTGCGACCTTTGGCTGCGTTACCATTCGATAACACTCTGCCTTTGCCACCGCCCAAAAAGCTGGTGGTAACTAGTCCTGGCAACAAACAGGCTACGAGTGCTGGTGTCACGAGTCCGGCGGCCAGCAAGCCGTCGACGCCTACGAAAACCATTTTGAAATCTCCGACACGATCAAAGACCCAGCGACCGATGTCTTACGTCCAAAACAGTCCCAGTAAGATGAGCCCGAAGCCACTCTACCGGCGCACTCAGTCGCAACATTCTGGCCTGTCGCCCAAAAAGTCAAACAACGTggcacagcaacagcagcagcagcagccggagaACAGCAGCAAAACGGAGACAAAGGTTGAAGAATTCTCGTCGCTAAAACAAAAGTGGGAATCACTGTGCGGTGACAGAAGGAAAGCGGGCGAAACCGCAACCGGTGGTGGTAACAAGAGTAATATTGCGCCAGTTATTCCAGCTCCTGTCACGGCACCAACGGGCGAAACGAGTCCTTTGAAATCAAGGATTCCGAGACCGGTTTTCCGGTTTAGCAAGTAA
- the LOC124210039 gene encoding uncharacterized protein LOC124210039 isoform X2, with product MFTPMLLATTVLVIYYALDISLLKGLKRGSRAADTPSRVGRVTQRDSNSNPISPVPTGPEEEEAEEEEEEEVVEETATSLDHCQSESYHWCEEDDLTSSEAATTSTDKTIGSSGDPDPHSAEEYAEMAKKVDLNLAHIDMENFKSADLFQSEQIRSLLIEYNRPILCSQSQLSQDDCSLTDCGSLCKSGPLFSPQRAVPGVCGVVGGKGISPSDCSIDSLNMAERDECWLLEEAGDGASQLLCRTNMTNYTLAWSSSASGTDQDLDYNEPGTSSSGSEQSHWSSSGSGGRVAPPIPPWPITSRQQQFTGLRNDPTPRKLQCWAPPQSSIHKQPTPTKPNMKKSTTEQQLQKSHKEDAQQPEIRTTELTNFQSIGKSEDSPSLSDMDNGNGKATPKDNRTRQRPVFTKTESKATTPPAGLSLLQIYMRQRSQTSMERESNKKSDDVIASGGGEGWVEDYPSSADEKLGLESICSSLADEDEDDDDSEEEDDSEEEEDDEDDLCQNNRSLTLTDVSDIEQTSIQIDAVPFNTTAATSSLDKLIAKIKPFELGLSPASIEEHWNFESRMRLAAPIPVEASSTLVDKGCQVAINPATSATQEESTLTDPIKPQAYLIFPSYSLPDLSFLKKHDYTWIGDVLLSPQNLAARKPEPIVRQHTQQSFDDLKRRQMGHVKDWESLKILLPEEIRQQINNIKPSPVNRNSRPRPKSCEQTVILRNAKKTSPRPATCRGSVAWPDATAGYMLPTVPQSPPGGADGGPPPLPKRTASLPHSPAAVRQRRNVALSTESVKSAVSKRAANTSPTGPASKAAFGYTMRKTVSFGEHLSGGFLKMSNQRRPLSLSHWSGGGSLDMNSPGEEDVAVNLEQKQELVKAVSIACTQLCKIMNQPINISDEDSCTNHSKSVARCLTSQLSPAIYQLLSDGLLPNVNTFFGQVNNSVWRVVEASVKKGPGLPWIEELVFCLNSEESLPEGPVRFGVFITELVNMGGLDWWLDNLSAKETILRRHYAPHGFLYLCHTSTRPLMDELQSYLRPLAALPFDNTLPLPPPKKLVVTSPGNKQATSAGVTSPAASKPSTPTKTILKSPTRSKTQRPMSYVQNSPSKMSPKPLYRRTQSQHSGLSPKKSNNVAQQQQQQQPENSSKTETKVEEFSSLKQKWESLCGDRRKAGETATGGGNKSNIAPVIPAPVTAPTGETSPLKSRIPRPVFRFSK from the exons ATGTTCACTCCTATGCTTCTAGCGACGACTGTTTTAGTTATCTACTACGCTTTGGATATTAGTCTCCTCAAAG GTCTAAAACGAGGTTCCAGGGCAGCGGACACGCCATCTCGAGTCGGTAGAGTAACGCAGCGTGATTCCAATTCTAACCCCATCAGTCCCGTTCCAACTGgaccggaggaggaggaggcggaggaggaagaagaagaagaggtggtAGAGGAGACTGCGACAAGCTTGGACCACTGTCAGAGTGAGTCGTACCATTGGTGTGAGGAGGACGATCTAACGAGCAGTGAAGCGGCCACCACATCGACGGACAAGACGATCGGTTCGTCGGGCGATCCCGATCCCCACTCGGCCGAGGAATACGCCGAAATGGCCAAAAAAGTGGATTTGAATCTCGCCCACATCGACATGGAAAACTTCAAGTCGGCCGATCTCTTCCAGTCGGAACAAATTCGCTCGCTTCTCATCGAGTACAACCGGCCTATCTTGTGCAGCCAGTCGCAACTATCGCAG GACGATTGCAGTTTGACTGATTGTGGATCCTTGTGTAAATCGGGGCCGCTGTTCTCTCCTCAGCGGGCTGTTCCTGGCGTTTGCGGAGTAGTTGGAGGCAAAGGAATCAGCCCGTCAGATTGCAGCATCGATTCGTTGAATATGGCGGAACGTGACGAATGTTGGCTACTAGAAGAGGCCGGAGACGGTGCCAGCCAACTTCTCTGTCGCACCAACATGACCAACTACACATTAGCTTGGAGTTCTTCTGCATCCGGAACTGATCAGGATCTCGATTATAATGAACCCG GAACGAGTAGCTCGGGATCGGAGCAGAGTCACTGGTCGTCCTCTGGAAGCGGCGGCAGAGTAGCACCACCCATTCCACCTTGGCCAATCACTTCCCGCCAGCAGCAATTTACAGGATTGAGAAACGATCCTACACCCCGGAAATTGCAATGCTGGGCACCACCTCAATCCAGCATCCATAAACAACCGACACCAACCAAACCCAACATGAAGAAATCGACGACGGAGCAACAACTGCAGAAATCGCACAAAGAAGATGCCCAGCAGCCAGAAATTCGTACGACGGAATTGACGAATTTCCAGTCGATCGGCAAGTCGGAAGACAGTCCCAGTTTGTCAGACATGGATAATGGTAACGGCAAAGCGACGCCCAAGGATAATCGAACCAGACAGCGGCCAGTCTTCACCAAAACGGAATCGAAAGCCACGACTCCTCCGGCCGGCCTGTCTCTGTTGCAAATCTACATGCGGCAGAGATCGCAAACGAGCATGGAACGTGAAAGCAACAAGAAATCGGATGACGTGATTGCTTCCGGCGGAGGAGAAGGCTGGGTGGAAGACTATCCGAGCAGCGCGGATGAGAAACTCGGCCTGGAATCGATTTGCAGCTCTTTGGCGGATgaggatgaagatgatgatgacagtgaggaggaggatgacagtgaggaggaggaggatgacgAAGATGATTTGTGCCAAAATAATCGTTCGTTGACATTGACGGATGTAAGTGACATCGAGCAAACATCGATCCAGATCGATGCCGTTCCGTTCAATACCACAGCAGCCACGTCGAGCTTGGACAAACTCATTGCCAAAATCAAGCCGTTTGAATTGGGACTGTCGCCAGCCTCCATTGAAGAGCACTGGAACTTTGAGAGCCGGATGAGGCTGGCCGCCCCGATTCCAGTCGAAGCCTCCAGCACTTTGGTGGACAAGGGCTGCCAAGTCGCCATCAATCCAGCCACGTCGGCTACCCAGGAGGAAAGTACTTTGACGGATCCCATCAAACCTCAGGCCTACCTTATCTTCCCCAGTTACAGTCTGCCGGATTTGAGTTTTCTCAAGAAACACGACTACACCTGGATTGGTGACGTACTCCTCTCACCTCAGAACTTGGCCGCTCGCAAACCGGAACCCATCGTCAGGCAACACACCCAGCAGTCGTTTGACGACCTGAAACGTCGCCAAATGGGTCACGTCAAAGATTGGGAATCGTTGAAGATTTTGCTGCCGGAAGAGATCCGGCAGCAgatcaacaacatcaaacCATCGCCCGTCAACCGCAACAGCCGACCAAGACCAAAGAGTTGCGAGCAAACTGTTATCCTGCGCAATGCCAAGAAAACGTCGCCCAGGCCGGCCACTTGCCGAGGTTCGGTCGCATGGCCGGATGCCACCGCTGGATACATGTTGCCAACAGTCCCGCAATCTCCTCCAGGTGGAGCAGATGGCGGACCTCCACCCCTACCAAAGCGAACGGCATCTCTGCCACATAGTCCAGCAGCTGTCCGACAACGACGCAATGTCGCATTATCGACGGAATCGGTCAAATCAGCAGTCAGCAAACGAGCAGCCAATACCTCGCCAACTGGACCGGCCAGCAAAGCGGCCTTTGGTTACACCATGCGCAAAACTGTTAGTTTCGGAGAACATTTAAGCGgaggctttttgaaaatgtccaACCAGAGACGACCGTTGTCACTGTCTCACTGGTCAGGTGGCGGATCGTTGGATATGAACTCACCAGGGGAAGAAGATGTTGCAGTTAATTTAGAACAAAAACAAG AACTCGTGAAAGCCGTTTCGATAGCCTGTACTCAGTTGTGCAAAATCATGAATCAACCCATCAACATTAGCGATGAAGATAGCTGCACCAATCACTCCAAGTCGGTAGCCAGATGTCTGACTAGTCAACTCAGCCCGGCAATCTACCAATTATTGTCGGATGGTCTTCTACCCAACGTCAACACCTTTTTCGGCCAGGTCAACAACTCTGTCTGGAGGGTAGTCGAAGCTTCCGTCAAGAAAG GTCCTGGATTGCCATGGATCGAGGAATTAGTCTTTTGTCTCAACAGTGAAGAGAGTTTACCCGAAGGACCCGTCAGATTTGGAGTTTTCATCACCGAACTTGtcaa TATGGGAGGTTTGGATTGGTGGCTGGATAATCTGTCGGCTAAGGAGACGATCCTTCGTCGGCACTACGCCCCTCACGGTTTCCTCTACTTGTGTCACACATCCACTCGACCACTGATGGACGAGCTGCAGAGTTATCTGCGACCTTTGGCTGCGTTACCATTCGATAACACTCTGCCTTTGCCACCGCCCAAAAAGCTGGTGGTAACTAGTCCTGGCAACAAACAGGCTACGAGTGCTGGTGTCACGAGTCCGGCGGCCAGCAAGCCGTCGACGCCTACGAAAACCATTTTGAAATCTCCGACACGATCAAAGACCCAGCGACCGATGTCTTACGTCCAAAACAGTCCCAGTAAGATGAGCCCGAAGCCACTCTACCGGCGCACTCAGTCGCAACATTCTGGCCTGTCGCCCAAAAAGTCAAACAACGTggcacagcaacagcagcagcagcagccggagaACAGCAGCAAAACGGAGACAAAGGTTGAAGAATTCTCGTCGCTAAAACAAAAGTGGGAATCACTGTGCGGTGACAGAAGGAAAGCGGGCGAAACCGCAACCGGTGGTGGTAACAAGAGTAATATTGCGCCAGTTATTCCAGCTCCTGTCACGGCACCAACGGGCGAAACGAGTCCTTTGAAATCAAGGATTCCGAGACCGGTTTTCCGGTTTAGCAAGTAA
- the LOC124210039 gene encoding uncharacterized protein LOC124210039 isoform X4, with protein MADDDDYQLEPPPLSAWAATVGLKRGSRAADTPSRVGRVTQRDSNSNPISPVPTGPEEEEAEEEEEEEVVEETATSLDHCQSESYHWCEEDDLTSSEAATTSTDKTIGSSGDPDPHSAEEYAEMAKKVDLNLAHIDMENFKSADLFQSEQIRSLLIEYNRPILCSQSQLSQDDCSLTDCGSLCKSGPLFSPQRAVPGVCGVVGGKGISPSDCSIDSLNMAERDECWLLEEAGDGASQLLCRTNMTNYTLAWSSSASGTDQDLDYNEPGTSSSGSEQSHWSSSGSGGRVAPPIPPWPITSRQQQFTGLRNDPTPRKLQCWAPPQSSIHKQPTPTKPNMKKSTTEQQLQKSHKEDAQQPEIRTTELTNFQSIGKSEDSPSLSDMDNGNGKATPKDNRTRQRPVFTKTESKATTPPAGLSLLQIYMRQRSQTSMERESNKKSDDVIASGGGEGWVEDYPSSADEKLGLESICSSLADEDEDDDDSEEEDDSEEEEDDEDDLCQNNRSLTLTDVSDIEQTSIQIDAVPFNTTAATSSLDKLIAKIKPFELGLSPASIEEHWNFESRMRLAAPIPVEASSTLVDKGCQVAINPATSATQEESTLTDPIKPQAYLIFPSYSLPDLSFLKKHDYTWIGDVLLSPQNLAARKPEPIVRQHTQQSFDDLKRRQMGHVKDWESLKILLPEEIRQQINNIKPSPVNRNSRPRPKSCEQTVILRNAKKTSPRPATCRGSVAWPDATAGYMLPTVPQSPPGGADGGPPPLPKRTASLPHSPAAVRQRRNVALSTESVKSAVSKRAANTSPTGPASKAAFGYTMRKTVSFGEHLSGGFLKMSNQRRPLSLSHWSGGGSLDMNSPGEEDVAVNLEQKQELVKAVSIACTQLCKIMNQPINISDEDSCTNHSKSVARCLTSQLSPAIYQLLSDGLLPNVNTFFGQVNNSVWRVVEASVKKGPGLPWIEELVFCLNSEESLPEGPVRFGVFITELVNMGGLDWWLDNLSAKETILRRHYAPHGFLYLCHTSTRPLMDELQSYLRPLAALPFDNTLPLPPPKKLVVTSPGNKQATSAGVTSPAASKPSTPTKTILKSPTRSKTQRPMSYVQNSPSKMSPKPLYRRTQSQHSGLSPKKSNNVAQQQQQQQPENSSKTETKVEEFSSLKQKWESLCGDRRKAGETATGGGNKSNIAPVIPAPVTAPTGETSPLKSRIPRPVFRFSK; from the exons ATGGCCGACGATGACGACTATCAACTTGAACCACCGCCACTTTCGGCCTGGGCAGCAACTGTCG GTCTAAAACGAGGTTCCAGGGCAGCGGACACGCCATCTCGAGTCGGTAGAGTAACGCAGCGTGATTCCAATTCTAACCCCATCAGTCCCGTTCCAACTGgaccggaggaggaggaggcggaggaggaagaagaagaagaggtggtAGAGGAGACTGCGACAAGCTTGGACCACTGTCAGAGTGAGTCGTACCATTGGTGTGAGGAGGACGATCTAACGAGCAGTGAAGCGGCCACCACATCGACGGACAAGACGATCGGTTCGTCGGGCGATCCCGATCCCCACTCGGCCGAGGAATACGCCGAAATGGCCAAAAAAGTGGATTTGAATCTCGCCCACATCGACATGGAAAACTTCAAGTCGGCCGATCTCTTCCAGTCGGAACAAATTCGCTCGCTTCTCATCGAGTACAACCGGCCTATCTTGTGCAGCCAGTCGCAACTATCGCAG GACGATTGCAGTTTGACTGATTGTGGATCCTTGTGTAAATCGGGGCCGCTGTTCTCTCCTCAGCGGGCTGTTCCTGGCGTTTGCGGAGTAGTTGGAGGCAAAGGAATCAGCCCGTCAGATTGCAGCATCGATTCGTTGAATATGGCGGAACGTGACGAATGTTGGCTACTAGAAGAGGCCGGAGACGGTGCCAGCCAACTTCTCTGTCGCACCAACATGACCAACTACACATTAGCTTGGAGTTCTTCTGCATCCGGAACTGATCAGGATCTCGATTATAATGAACCCG GAACGAGTAGCTCGGGATCGGAGCAGAGTCACTGGTCGTCCTCTGGAAGCGGCGGCAGAGTAGCACCACCCATTCCACCTTGGCCAATCACTTCCCGCCAGCAGCAATTTACAGGATTGAGAAACGATCCTACACCCCGGAAATTGCAATGCTGGGCACCACCTCAATCCAGCATCCATAAACAACCGACACCAACCAAACCCAACATGAAGAAATCGACGACGGAGCAACAACTGCAGAAATCGCACAAAGAAGATGCCCAGCAGCCAGAAATTCGTACGACGGAATTGACGAATTTCCAGTCGATCGGCAAGTCGGAAGACAGTCCCAGTTTGTCAGACATGGATAATGGTAACGGCAAAGCGACGCCCAAGGATAATCGAACCAGACAGCGGCCAGTCTTCACCAAAACGGAATCGAAAGCCACGACTCCTCCGGCCGGCCTGTCTCTGTTGCAAATCTACATGCGGCAGAGATCGCAAACGAGCATGGAACGTGAAAGCAACAAGAAATCGGATGACGTGATTGCTTCCGGCGGAGGAGAAGGCTGGGTGGAAGACTATCCGAGCAGCGCGGATGAGAAACTCGGCCTGGAATCGATTTGCAGCTCTTTGGCGGATgaggatgaagatgatgatgacagtgaggaggaggatgacagtgaggaggaggaggatgacgAAGATGATTTGTGCCAAAATAATCGTTCGTTGACATTGACGGATGTAAGTGACATCGAGCAAACATCGATCCAGATCGATGCCGTTCCGTTCAATACCACAGCAGCCACGTCGAGCTTGGACAAACTCATTGCCAAAATCAAGCCGTTTGAATTGGGACTGTCGCCAGCCTCCATTGAAGAGCACTGGAACTTTGAGAGCCGGATGAGGCTGGCCGCCCCGATTCCAGTCGAAGCCTCCAGCACTTTGGTGGACAAGGGCTGCCAAGTCGCCATCAATCCAGCCACGTCGGCTACCCAGGAGGAAAGTACTTTGACGGATCCCATCAAACCTCAGGCCTACCTTATCTTCCCCAGTTACAGTCTGCCGGATTTGAGTTTTCTCAAGAAACACGACTACACCTGGATTGGTGACGTACTCCTCTCACCTCAGAACTTGGCCGCTCGCAAACCGGAACCCATCGTCAGGCAACACACCCAGCAGTCGTTTGACGACCTGAAACGTCGCCAAATGGGTCACGTCAAAGATTGGGAATCGTTGAAGATTTTGCTGCCGGAAGAGATCCGGCAGCAgatcaacaacatcaaacCATCGCCCGTCAACCGCAACAGCCGACCAAGACCAAAGAGTTGCGAGCAAACTGTTATCCTGCGCAATGCCAAGAAAACGTCGCCCAGGCCGGCCACTTGCCGAGGTTCGGTCGCATGGCCGGATGCCACCGCTGGATACATGTTGCCAACAGTCCCGCAATCTCCTCCAGGTGGAGCAGATGGCGGACCTCCACCCCTACCAAAGCGAACGGCATCTCTGCCACATAGTCCAGCAGCTGTCCGACAACGACGCAATGTCGCATTATCGACGGAATCGGTCAAATCAGCAGTCAGCAAACGAGCAGCCAATACCTCGCCAACTGGACCGGCCAGCAAAGCGGCCTTTGGTTACACCATGCGCAAAACTGTTAGTTTCGGAGAACATTTAAGCGgaggctttttgaaaatgtccaACCAGAGACGACCGTTGTCACTGTCTCACTGGTCAGGTGGCGGATCGTTGGATATGAACTCACCAGGGGAAGAAGATGTTGCAGTTAATTTAGAACAAAAACAAG AACTCGTGAAAGCCGTTTCGATAGCCTGTACTCAGTTGTGCAAAATCATGAATCAACCCATCAACATTAGCGATGAAGATAGCTGCACCAATCACTCCAAGTCGGTAGCCAGATGTCTGACTAGTCAACTCAGCCCGGCAATCTACCAATTATTGTCGGATGGTCTTCTACCCAACGTCAACACCTTTTTCGGCCAGGTCAACAACTCTGTCTGGAGGGTAGTCGAAGCTTCCGTCAAGAAAG GTCCTGGATTGCCATGGATCGAGGAATTAGTCTTTTGTCTCAACAGTGAAGAGAGTTTACCCGAAGGACCCGTCAGATTTGGAGTTTTCATCACCGAACTTGtcaa TATGGGAGGTTTGGATTGGTGGCTGGATAATCTGTCGGCTAAGGAGACGATCCTTCGTCGGCACTACGCCCCTCACGGTTTCCTCTACTTGTGTCACACATCCACTCGACCACTGATGGACGAGCTGCAGAGTTATCTGCGACCTTTGGCTGCGTTACCATTCGATAACACTCTGCCTTTGCCACCGCCCAAAAAGCTGGTGGTAACTAGTCCTGGCAACAAACAGGCTACGAGTGCTGGTGTCACGAGTCCGGCGGCCAGCAAGCCGTCGACGCCTACGAAAACCATTTTGAAATCTCCGACACGATCAAAGACCCAGCGACCGATGTCTTACGTCCAAAACAGTCCCAGTAAGATGAGCCCGAAGCCACTCTACCGGCGCACTCAGTCGCAACATTCTGGCCTGTCGCCCAAAAAGTCAAACAACGTggcacagcaacagcagcagcagcagccggagaACAGCAGCAAAACGGAGACAAAGGTTGAAGAATTCTCGTCGCTAAAACAAAAGTGGGAATCACTGTGCGGTGACAGAAGGAAAGCGGGCGAAACCGCAACCGGTGGTGGTAACAAGAGTAATATTGCGCCAGTTATTCCAGCTCCTGTCACGGCACCAACGGGCGAAACGAGTCCTTTGAAATCAAGGATTCCGAGACCGGTTTTCCGGTTTAGCAAGTAA